A region of the Nitrospiraceae bacterium genome:
TTGCTTGGGGACTCCTTGCTCCCGCACCGGCCTTCTCCCTCGCCACCGCCGTCACGCCATATGGTCCGGCCACGATACTCGGTTGCCATGACGGTGACACCTGCACCATCAGTATTCCTTCCTTGCCGAGTTTGTTCGGGGAGAAATTGCCCATGCGCCTGGTGGGTATTGATACGCCGGAGATCAACGGAGCCTGTGAATTCGAGCGTCAACTGGCAATCAGGGCTAGACAGTTTCTCCTTTCCAAGTTGCAAGGCGGAGGTCGGGTGGAAATCCAGCCAGTCGCGCGGGATAAGTATTTTCGGATTCTCGCCTTGGTATCCGTCGATGGGCAGGATCTGGCGGATGAAATGGTCTCGGCCGGACTGGCCGTCTCCTACAGCGGTGGAACGAAACGTCCCTGGTGTCCTCCTAGCAATCGCCCTTCCCATCCAGTCCCATAGAGGTCGCACCACCGCGTTCCGATCCCTTGTAGCTGCCTGTTGTTGCTGCGAGGTCAGACATACTCTGTTGAAGGCATGGCGCCTGACCGTCGCGGCTGCAATCGGTTAGGAGCGGGCAGAGAGAGAATTCGGTTGTGTGGGAGCGAAGGCTCGCGCCACCGAAAAGCATGTGAGCACTGCCGCTGTGTCGAGCAGTAACAGTTGCCACCCGGTTCGCCAGGACCAGACTTCGTGGTCCGACTCCTCCAAAGGAATTTCGTGGTCGACTCGGGACTCAAAGTCCTTGAAGGCTTTATCGATGGTCAAGAAAAGGGCTCGTCCATCTCCGACTTTGACATAGAGATCTACCTGGTCTCGTTGGCCGTTCTCCGCGATGGTCGTGAGGCGATTCTTGCTGGCTACGAACTCTGTGACCCTGGCGTGTAACAGCCCTATGCCTCCCTGAAGCCGTTGGTCA
Encoded here:
- a CDS encoding thermonuclease family protein, producing MRLVGIDTPEINGACEFERQLAIRARQFLLSKLQGGGRVEIQPVARDKYFRILALVSVDGQDLADEMVSAGLAVSYSGGTKRPWCPPSNRPSHPVP
- a CDS encoding CHASE3 domain-containing protein codes for the protein MYPRSFWFLPAMTAVLILFLLGHVTLFGQWKSRSNAQLKRALIIEQILRLERLVVEVETSFRGYLLAGQKTFLEPLQSAEAQLTSITDRLMMLTAGDQRLQGGIGLLHARVTEFVASKNRLTTIAENGQRDQVDLYVKVGDGRALFLTIDKAFKDFESRVDHEIPLEESDHEVWSWRTGWQLLLLDTAAVLTCFSVARAFAPTQPNSLSARS